Within the Bradyrhizobium cosmicum genome, the region CGGGTTCACCAATCCGCTCACGGTGATCCTGTTTCTGGCCGCGCTGAACGCGTTCTCTACGCAATCCGCAGCAGCGCCGCTGATCGCGGGCGTATTCGTCGGCTCCGCGGTGTGGTGGACTATGCTCAGCACGACGGTGGCAACCGCGCGGTCAAGGCTGACGCCGCGGATGCTGTCGCTGAGCCGCCGGTTCGCCAGCCTGATGCTGCTCGGGCTCGGCACCACGATGCTGATACGAATCGCGCAGCGGATGCTGTGACGGGCGGCGGTCAGCGCGCGCGGCGGGAGAAGAAGGAGATCAGGACCGGCAGGGTCACAAGGATCACGACCGGCGCCAGCATCATGCCGGTGACGACGACGACCGCGAGCGGCTTCTGTACCTGCGAGCCGATGCCCTCCGACAGCGCCGCGGGCAACAGGCCGATGCCTGCGACGACGCAGGTCATCAGCACGGGCCGGAGTTGCAATTCGCCGGTGCGTATCACCGCACTCATGCGGTCCATGCCCTCTTCGATGAGCTGGTTGAACTGCGACAGGATGATGATGCCGTCCATCACGGCGATGCCGAACAGCGCGATGAAGCCGATCGCGGCCGAGACGCTGAACGCGGTGCCGGTGATCAACAGCCCGAGCACGCCGCCGAAGATCGCCATCGGAATCACGCTCATCGCCAGCAGCGTGTCGACCATCGAACCGAAATTGAACCAGAGCAGGACGCCGATCAGCGCCAGCGAGATCGGCACCACGATCGAGAGCCTGCGGATTGCATCCTGGAGATTGCCGAACTCGCCGACCCATTCCATGTGCGAGCCGGGCGGCAGCTGCACCTGTTCGGCGATCTTGTCCTGGGCCTCGCGGATCGCGCTGCCGAGGTCGCGCTCGCGCACCGAGAACTTGATCGGCAGATAGCGCTCCTGCTGCTCGCGGTAGATGTAGGCCGCGCCCGAGACGAGGCTGATGGTGGCGACCTCGCTCAGCGGGATCTGCGTGACGGTGCCGTTCGGTCCCGGCGCGCCGATCCGCAGATTCTGGATCGCCTCGGCGCTCCGGCGGTATTCCGGCGCGAGGCGCACGATGATCGGGAAGTGACGGTCGCTTCCCGGCTCGTAGAGATCGCCCGCGGTGTCGCCGCCGATCGCGACCTTGATGGTGGCGTTGATGTCGCCGGGCGCGAGCCCATAGCGCGCGGCCTTGGCGCGGTCGATGTCGATCTGGACGGTCGGCTGGCCGAGCGAGGTGAACACCGCCAGATCCGTCACGCCCTGGACGGTGGCCAGCACCGACTTGATCTTGTTGGCGGTATCCGTGAGCGCCTGGAGATCGCTGCCGAACAGCTTGATCGAGTTCTCGCCCTTCACGCCGGAGACGGCTTCGGAGACGTTGTCCTGCAGATATTGCGAGAAGTTGAACTCGACGCCGGGGAAGCGGTCGTCAAGCTGCTTGAGCAGCTGCGCGGTCAGCTCCTCCTTGTCGCGGGTGCCGGGCCATTGGCTGACGGGTTTCAACGGCGCAAAGAACTCGGCGTTGAAGAAACCGGCGGCATCGGTGCCGTCGTCGGGGCGGCCGTGCTGCGACACCACGGACTCGACCTCGGGCCGGGCCCGGATCACCTTGCGCATCTCGTTGACGTAGGAGTTGCCCTCCTGGAGCGAGATGGTCGGCGGCAGCGTCGCGCGGATCCAGAGGTTGCCCTCTTCCAGCTTCGGTAGGAATTCAAGACCGAGCAGCCGGCTGAGCGCCACCGTCATCAGCACGAGGCCGACCGCGGCGCCGAGCATGATGCCGCGGTTGGCGACGGCCCAATTCAGCACCGGCATGTAGATCCGATGCAGGACCAGCATCACCCTGGTCTCGGTCTCATGGACATGCGCGGGCAGGATGATCGCGGACAGTGCCGGCGTCACCGTGAACGTCGCAAGCAGGCCGCCGGCGAGTGCGTAGGCATAGGTGCGCGCCATCGGTCCGAAGATGTTGCCCTCGACGCCGGACAGCGTGAACAGCGGCAGGAACGCGGCGATGATGATCGCCGCGGCAAAGAAGATCGAGCGCGACACGTCGGCCGCAGCGCTGAGGATGGCATGGCTCTTCATGCCGAACAGCGTCTCGTGCGACATGTGCTCGGCTTCCGACATCGGTGTCGTCTGGGTCAGGCGCCGGAAGATCGCCTCCACCATGATGACGGTGGCATCGACGATCAGGCCGAAATCGATGGCGCCGACCGACAGCAGGTTTGCCGACTCGCCGCGCAACACCAGGATGATCACGGCGAAGAACAGCGCGAACGGAATGGTGGCGCCGACGATCAGCGCGCTGCGGAGATCGCCGAGGAAGATCCACTGCAGCAGCACGATCAACAAAATGCCGACCACCATGTTGTGCAGCACGGTGTGGGTGGTGAGCTCGATCAGGTCCCCGCGGTCGTAGATGCGCTCGATGCGCACGCCGGGCGGCAGGATGCTGGAGTCGTTGATGGTTTGAACGAGTTGGTGAACGCGCTTGATGGTCGGCGAGCTCTGCTCGCCGCGGCGCATCAGGACGATGCCCTGCACGATGTCGTCGGAGTCGTCGAGGCCGGCGATGCCGAGACGGGGCTTCTGGCCGACGGTGACGGTGGCGACGTCCTTCACCAGCACCGGGTTGCCGCCTGTCTGCGAGACCATCGTATTCGCGATATCGTCGATCGAACGGATCAGGCCGACGCCGCGCACCACGGCCGACTGCTGGCCGATATTGACGGTGTTGCCGCCGACATTGACGTTCGCGTTGCCGACCGCCTGGAGCAGTTGCGGCAGCGTCAGGCCGTTGGCGACGAGCTTGTTGAAATCGACCTGGATCTCGTAGGTCTTGCTCTTGCCACCCCAGCCGGTGACGTCGATCACGCCAGGCACGGAGCGGAAACGGCGCTGCAGGATCCAGTCCTGGATGGTCTTGAGATCGAGCACGCTGTAGTTGGGCGGACCGACGAGGCGATAGCGGAAAATTTCGCCGATCGGGCTGAGCGGCGAGATCTGCGGCTGCACATTGCCCGGCAGCGGCGCGAGCTGCGCCAGGCGGTTCAGCACCTGCTGCAACGCCTCGTCATAGGTGTAGGCGAAGGAGAACTGGATTTTGACGTCGGAAAGACCGTAGAGCGAGATGGTACGGATGGTCGTGATGTTCTTCAGACCCGCGACCTGGGTCTCGATCGGGATCGTGATGTAGCGCTCGATCTCTTCGGCCGACAGGCCCGGACTTTGCGTCACGATGTCGACCATCGGCGGGGTCGGATCGGGATAGGCCTCGATGTTGAGCTGGTTGAAGGCGATCAGGCCGCCGATGAGCACGGCGACGAACATGCCGACCATCAGGAAGCGCCGGTTGACGGCAAGTGCGACGAGGCGATCCATTCAGGTCTTCAGTCTGGCTTCAGTTTTTTTGGGTCGCCGATCAGCTACCGGACGCCGCGCGGTCGATGAACAGACTGCCCTTGACGACGATCTGCTCACCGGGCTTCAGGTTGCTGGTGACCTCGACGAGGTTGCCGTTGATGAGGCCGATCTTGATCTGACGCAGCTCGACCGACTTGTCCTCGCGAGCGACCCAGATGCGGACCTGGTCGCCCTCGTAGATCAGCGCCTGCTTCGGCACGGCAGGCGCGGCACGGTCGCCGGCCGAATAGATCGTGACGTTGGCGAACATCTCGGGCTTGAGCAGCCCGTCCTTGTTGTCGATGGTGGCGCGGACCAGCAGACGGCGGGTGGCGGGGTCGATCGCGGCAGCGACGTAGTTGATCTTCGCGGTCAGCGGACGGCCGGGCAGCGCCATCACGTTGACGCTGATGTCCTGCCCGATGCACACCGCGGCCGCGTCGCTCTCGCGCACGAAGGCGGTGAGCCAGACCGTGGAGAGATCGCCGATCACGAAGACCGGATCGCTGGCGCCGGAATTGACGTACTGGCCGGGGCCGATCTTGCGCTGCACGACCGTGCCGGCGATCGGCGAGTAGATCGTGACCTCCCGATCGATGACGCCCTTGTCCTGGAACACCTTGATGGTCTCGTCGGTGAAACCGAGAATGCGCAGCTTGCTGCGCGCGGCCTCCAGCGCCGTCCCCGAGGAGCGCATGTCGTTCTGCGCCTGGACCTGGGTCGCTTCCGCCTGCTGGTAGTCCTTCAGCGGAATGGCGTGGCCTTCGTAGAGGTCCTTGGCGCGCTTGAACTGGATGTCGGCGAGATCGACCGCCGACTTCGCCTTGTTCTGCGAGGTCATCGCGGCGATGAAATCGTTCTGGGCCTGCACGGTGTCGGCGGCCTCGATCGTGAACAGCGGTTGACCTTGCTTCAGCATCTCGCCGGGCTTGGCAAGCAGCTTGGTGACCCGGCCTGCGTAAGGCGAGAACACCGGCGTCGAACGGTCTTCGTCGACTGCGACCTTGCCCTCGGTGACATACTCGGCCCGGAAGGTCTTGGCCTTGACCGGCTCGATCGTCAGCGTCGCCCATTCGGACGGCGACGGCGTGAAGTTCTGCGCATTCCTGCGCGACTGGCTGGAAATCTCGGAATGCTTCTTGTCCTTGGACCCCGCATAGAGAAAGCCGTAGGCCCCGGCACCGGCAAGAGCTAGTAAAACTACGGATGAGATCACCCGTCGTTTCGTAACCAACTGCAATCGCTTGGTATTTTCAACTACCATGGGGCCCGGTCGTGTCTGCGACGATCCTGGCAGACGCCTGCCTTATCGGTCGCGCTAATAGTGCCGAATTGCGATTTCAAACAACCTAAAAAACGCTGGCCATCTTTCGGTTTGCGTTAAAATTTTGCGACACGTCAGCTTCATGTCAGCTTCGCGCCGGCCACTGTGCCGGATGACTGCCGAGCGGCATCGCCGGACGGCTCCATTGCGCCGGCGTCGCCGACAGCAGTGCTGAATGGCGCACTGCTTTCAGCATGCCGAAGCCAGATGGCATGGGCTCTATGAACGCAGCATGTACGGCCTCGCCCGTGAGATCAGGGGTGTTCAAGCCGCCGTCGAGCCGACCGAGATTCCACAGCCAGCGCCCGGTCTGCGCCAGCGACACGCGCACGTGCCAGCTGCCGCCTTCGCGGGCCTGGCGCGCCTTGGCCATCATCGCGCCGAACGCCATCAGATAGCCGGTGGCGTGGTCGAGCATCTGTGCGGGCAATTCCTTGGGACCCTCGATGCCGGCGGCTTGCCCCTCGGCATGGTTGAAGCCCGTCGTGGTCTGCACCAGCGAATCGAAGCCGCGTCGCTCGGCCCACGGGCCGGTGTGGCCATAAGCCGACAGCGTGACGTAAACGATGCCGGGATTGATGCTTGCCGCCTCCTCTGGCGCGAAGCCGAGGGCGGCGAGCGCGCGCGGGCGATAGCCTTGCGAGAAGATGTCGGCGTCCCGCAGCAGCGCGCGCAGCTGCGCCCTGCCCGCTTCACTCTTCAGCTCGATGCACGTCGTGAGCTTGCCGCGACCGGTGTCGATCGTGAGCCAGGGAATGGCGGGCAAGTCCGGACCTGAGACCAGCAGCACATCGGCACCGTGAGCGGCGAGCGTGCGGCCGGCGACGGGGCCCGCGATGACGCGGGACAGATCGAGCACGCGCAGGCCTGCGAGCGGGCGATCGCCATCCGGCCACGGCTTCGGCGGAGCCTCGCCGATCTTCTCGATCGAGACCAGCGGCAGCTCGGCGAGCGCGCGCGCCTGCGGCAGCGCAGACCAATCGTCGTAGGAGCGCATCAGGGCAACGACGCCGCCGGCAGCGTAAGCCGCAGTCTCGAAATCCTCGCCCTTCCACTGCATGAGCGCGGCCTGCACCTTCTCGCGCTCGGGTTCGCAGCCGAGCACCTTGCAGACGGCGTCGCGGTGATGCGGGAAATTGGTGTGGCAGCGGACGAAGCGGTTGTCGCCGGTCCTGTAGACGCCGGCGATGGCGTCCCAGGCCGGGGGCGGCGGCTTGTCGTCGAGGCGCAAATAGCGCTCGGAGCGGCATTCGGCGACGGCGTGGCGCATGTCGACGGAGACGTCCTGTGCCTGCCCGCTGCGCTGCCGCCAGATCTCGGCCGCGGCGAGACCTGCGGCAGCGATCGTGGTCTGTCCGGCGACGGCGACGCGAAACGACGACGGGATCTGCGGCTCTTCGCCGGTCAGCCGGACACGCGCAAGCGCAGCCGGCTCGCCGCCCGCAGAGGTCCAGATATCGTTGAGAATGTCGGCGGGACTTTGCATACCGCGTCTCTCCCTCTACTTTTCGCGACCATGTCATGACCGCAGAAAGGATTGCAATGGCCGCGATCGATCCCCTCACCGCAGGCGCCGTATTCATCGCAACGGCGGCCACCGACGCGGTCTATGTCATGTTCACCTCGGCCGTGATCGCGCGCAAGCGCGTGCCGGCGGCGAACTGGAGCGCGGTGTGGTATCTGCTCTCCTCCTACGCGGTGATCAGCTATACCGAAAACGCCTTCTACGTGGCCTTCGCCGCGATCGGCTCCTGGGCCGGCGCGTACGCGTCGCTGACCTTCCTGCACCGCCCGCCCGGCGGCCCGCCGGTGGGGGCGGCGCCGGAGTGAGGCGGGCCGCTCCCTTCTGCACGTCATTGCGAGCGTAGCGAAGCAATCCAGAATCGTTCCGCTGACACAGTCTGGATTGCGTCGTCGCTTCGCTGCGCTCGCAACGACGATATGGAGGCTTCTGCGGGTCTTCTGAAACAGCTACACTTCTTGCTATCAACAAAAAGGAAAACCAACCAATGGATCTCGGTCTCAAAGGAAAGAACGCCATTGTGCTCGGCGGCACGCGCGGCATCGGGCGGGCGATTGCGGCGACGCTGGCCGGCGAAGGCACCCATGTGGCGGTGTGCGCGCGCAATGCCGATCAGGTCGCGGCTACTGTTGCCGAATTGAAGGCAAGCGGTATCAACGCCACTGGTGGTGCGGTCGACGTCACCGATGGCGCGGCGCTGAAATCCTGGATCGAGAGCGCAGCAAACGAGCTCGGCGGCATCGACATGCTGTTCTCCAACGCCGGCGCAATGGCGCAAGGCCACGATGCAGTGTCCTGGGAGCAGAACTTCCGGCTTGATGTACTCGGCGCCGTGCATGCGTTCGATGCCGCGCGGCCGTTCCTCGAAGCCAGCGGCGAGAAGCGCGGCGATGCGGCCTTCGTCATCATCTCCTCGATCTCGGCGGCGCAGGCCGATCTCGCCAGCTCCTACGGCCCGATCAAGGCGGCGCTGATCCACATGGCCAAGGGACTGGCACGGCAATACGCGAAGAAGAAGATCCGCGTCAATGTCGTGTCGCCCGGCACGGTCTATTTCAAGGGCGGCGTCTGGAACATGATCGAGCAGAACATGCCAGAGCGTTACAATGATGCCATGAAGCGCAACCCCACCGGCCGCATGGCGACGCCGCAGGAGATCGCGAGCGCGGCGGTGTTCCTGGCGAGCCCGGTGTCGGGGTTCACCACGGGCTCGAATCTCGTTGTGGATGGCGCGATCTCGAACAGGGTGAATTTCTAGGGAAGCGCGTCCCTGCCAGTTCCGTCATCCTGAGGTGCGAGCTGTACGGTGCGTAGCACCGTGCAGGGAGCCTCGAAGGATGCACGGCCCCGATGCAGTCGGGCCGTCGCCCTTCGAGGGCCGCTGAAGAAGCGGCCACCTCCAGCGACAACGGCTTCGCCGTTGCGCGGGGGTGACGGTGAGAGACTTGCGGCTGAACAACCCTCAATGAAAATCCCGCGACGGCGGCAGGATGCGGACGTTGCGGGGGTGGCGGATTTTTTGCGCGGGCATGTCCGCGTGGGCGCGGGGGTCGTCGTTGAGCGGCTCGACCACCGTGGCGCCGGCCGGCACGGCATGCTTGTGGCTCAGCGCGTCGTTGGCGAGGCCGACCAGGTCGTGCGAGCGGTCGACCATGCGCTGGGCGATGAGATGCGTCACCTTTTCGGGGCTGCTCTGGATATAGCCCTCGACCAGGATGAGGCGCGCGCCCATCACCTCCTTGCGGTACTGCTCCATGATCTTGGGCCACACCACGACATTGGCGATGCCGGTTTCGTCCTCGAGCGTCATGAACACGACGCCGCTGGCGCTGCCCGGCCGCTGCCGGACCAGCACCACGCCGGCGCAGCGGACGCGCCGCCGTTCGTTCTCGTGGCTGATTTCCCTGCATGCCACCACCCGCTCGCGCAAAAACATCTCGCGCAAGAACTCCATCGGATGGCCCTTCAGCGACAGCCGAATGGTCTGGTAGTCCGCGACAACCTGCTCGGAACGCGGCATCAGCGGCAACGGCAGCGCGTTCTCGTCGGGCTGCTCGCGCGCGGTCGCCGCTTCGAACAGCGGCAACGGGACATCGTCCGGCAGCCGCCGCACCTGCCACAGCGCCTCGCGGCGGTCGAGCCCGAGCGAGCGGAACGCGTCGGCATCCGCCAACAGGATCAGCGCGCGCTTCGGCAGGCCGGTATCCCGAGCAAAATCCTCGAGCGAGGTGAAGGTACCGCGATTGCGCGCGGCGATGATGCGACCGGCCCAGTCCTCCTGGACGACGTAGCCCTTGCCCTGCCGCTTGGCCTGCTCCTTCCTGAGCCTCTCCTCATCCTGATCGAGCCAGTGGAAGCCGTCGATCTGGCGAAAGCCGAGGCGTACGGCGCAATATTTGCCGCTCCCCTCCTCCAGCGTGTTCTGCGCAAAGCTATGGGACACGTCGATGTCACGCACCTCGACGCCATTCTTGCGGGCGTCGCTGACGATCTGCGCCGGGGCGTAGAAGCCCATTGGCTGTGAATTGAGGAGCCCGCAGCAGAACGCATCGGGGTGGTGATATTTCAACCAGGAAGAGACGTAGACGAGCTGGGCGAAGCTGGCCGCGTGGCTCTCGGGGAAACCGTAGGAGCCAAACCCCTTGATCTGGTCGAAGCAATTTCTGGCGAACTGGGGATCATACCCTCGCCTGATCATGTTGCCGATCATTTTCTCTTCGAAATTGCCAATGGTCCCGACGTTGCGGAATGTTGCCATCGCGCGCCGCAATCCGTTGGCCTCTTCCGAGGTAAACTCCGCGGCCACGATCGCAATCCGCATGGCCTGCTCCTGAAACAGGGGCACGCCGAGCGTCTTGTGCAGGACCTCCCGCAGTTCGTTCTTGTTGCCGCCCTTCGGGTAAGGATACGCGATGTCCTCCGGCTTCATTTTCCGCCGCCGCAAGTAAGGGTGCACCATGTCCCCCTGGATCGGTCCGGGCCGCACGATCGCAACCTCGATGACGAGGTCGTAGAAGGTCCTCGGCTTCAGCCGCGGCAGCATGTTCATCTGGGCGCGGCTCTCGACCTGGAACACGCCGAGCGACTCTCCCCGCTGCAGCATCTGATAGACTTCGTCGTCATCCTCCCCTTTGATATCCGCAAGCTCGTAACGCTGCCCCTTGTGGCCCGCGATCAAGTCAAAACATTTCCTGATACAGGTCAGCATGCCGAGCGCGAGCACGTCGACCTTCATCATGTTGAGCGCGTCGACGTCGTCCTTGTCCCATTCGATGAAGGTGCGGTCGTCCATCGCGGCGTTACCGATCGGCACATAGGTGTCGAGCCGGTCCTGCGTCAGCACATAGCCGCCGACATGCTGGGAAAGATGGCGCGGGAATTCTATCAGCTCGGTCGCAAGCTCTACCGCGAGGTTGATCATCGGATTTTGCGGATCGAGCCCGGCTTGCCTGACCTGCATATCGTTGAGGCCACGGCCCCAGCTTCCCCACACGGTGTCGGCGAGCGCGGCGGTGACGTCCTCGGTCAGGCCCAGCGCCTTGCCGACGTCGCGGATGGCGCTGCGCGGACGGTAATGGATCACGGTGGCGATGATCGCGGCGCGGTGGCGGCCGTAGCGGCGATAGACATATTGCATCACCTCCTCGCGCCGCGAATGCTCGAAATCGACGTCGATGTCAGGCGGCTCCAGCCGCTCCTTGGAGATGAAGCGCTCGAACAGGAGATCGACCTTGGTCGGATCGACCGAGGTGACGCCGAGCACGTAGCAGACGGCCGAATTGGCCGCCGAGCCGCGCCCCTGGCACAGGATGTTCTGGCTGCGCGCGTAGCGGACGATGTCATGCACGGTGAGGAAATAGTGCGCGTATTTGAGTTCGGCGATCAGCGCGAGCTCTTTCTTCAGGGTCGCGCGCAGCTTGTCGCCGATGTTGTCGACACCACCAAAATAGGTGTCGACACCCGCCCAGGTCAGGTCCTCCAGATGGCCCTGCGCGGTCTTGCCCGGCGGCACCGGCTCGTCCGGATACTGGTATTTGAGCTGGTCGAGCGCGAAGACGATCTTGTCAGCAAAGCGCATCGTCTCCGCGATGGCTTCAGGGAAGTCGCGGAACAGCCGGGACATTTCGCGCGGTGTCTTCAGGAAGCGCTCGGCATTGGCTTCCAGCTTCCGCCCGATCGCCTCGATCGTGGTCTTTTCCCGGATGCAGGTCAGCACATCCTGGAGCGGACGACGGCCGGCATCGTGATAGAGCACCTCGTTGGTCGCGAGCAGCGGCACCTTGGCTGCCGCCGCGAGATCATCGAGCCGTGACAGACGGCGGCGGTCGTCGCCACGATAGATCAGGCTCGCCGCCAGCCACACGCCATCGGCGCGGCTTGCTTTCAGCTTTGCAAGAATATCCAGCGTCTGCGCCGCATCGAAGCGATGCGGCAGCGTCAGGACCAGGAGCTGGCCTTCGGAAAACACCAGGAGATCGGCGAAGGTGAGATGGCACTCGCCCTTCTCGATCCGCGTGATGTCGTCGCCGCGCTTGCCCCTTGTGAGGAGCTGGCACAGCCTTCCATAGGCTGCGCGGTCGCGCGGATATACAAAGATGTCGGGCGTGCCGTCGACGAAGACGATGCGCGCGCCGACCAGCAGTTTCGGCTTGTTCAGCACCTTCTCATGATCAAGCTCCTTCCAGGCCCGCACCACGCCGGCGAGCGTGTTGTGATCGGCGATGCCGATTGCGGGGATCTCGAGCTTGCTCGCCTGATGCACATAGGCGCGCGGATCCGAGCCGCCGCGCAGGAAGGAGAAATTGGTGGTGATGCCGATCTCGGCATAAGCGGGCGTGATCATGCGAAGAGACCGTGGACATACCAGCCGGGAGAAGCGGGCTTGCCGTCGCCGTCGAACACTTCCCCCTCATAGAGACCGTCGCGGAAAATCCAGAAGCGCAGGCCTTCGGCATCCTCGATGCGGAAATAATCCCGCGTCAGCTGCCTGCCGTCCTGCCGCCACCATTCCATGGCGATGCGCTCGGGTCCTTCCACCCGCACCACCGCATGCAGCGCGCGGCGCCAGGTGAACTGATGCGGCGGCCCATCGGGCACGGTCGCGAACGGCACATTGATCGGCTCCGGTCTGTCGAACAGCCGCAAGGGACGCAGCGGCGGCTCGTTCTCGGTGCGCGCCGGCCATTCGGCCTGCATGGCGACGGCGAGATGGTGCTGCGCCGGCGCTGCCAGCACCGCACATTCGGGGATATGCGTATCCTGCGGCAGGTGCACGACAACGCGCTTTCCGCCGATGCGCGCGGCGATCCGGTCGATCAGCGCGGCGAGCTCGTCATTGTCATGGACATGGGGGTCGAGATCGCGCTGCTCCTGCACCACGATCTCGGTGCGGCTCGCCGACAGCCGCACCATGTCGAAGCCGAAGCCGGGATCGAGGGGGTCGGCGAGCGCGTCGAGGCGCTCGCGGAACAGACGGTCGATGACCGCGCTTTTCGTCACCGGCCGCCCGGTCTCGACCATGATCGCGCGCACCACGCCGTCGGTGCGGAAGAAGGCGGCTTCCAGCCGGCGCGCGCCCTTGCCCTGTTTCTCCATGGATGCGATCAACGTGTCGGCAAGGCGCGACAGCGTCATCGCGATCATGGTGTCGGTCGCGATCGGCTCGGCGAAGCGCTTCTCCACGATGTAATCAGGCAGCGGCTTTCGCGGATTGATCGGCGCATCGCCCTGTCCCAGCGCATGCGCGAGCAGCGTGGAGAACCGCGCGCCGAAGCGTGCCGTGATCTCGCCTGGCGCGCGCGCAGCGACATCGCCGATGATTTTCAGGCCCGCTCGGCGCAAACCGGTGGTGATGGCTTCGCCTGCACCGAGCGCGGACACCGGAAACCGGTCGATCGCCGCGGCTTCCCCGCCATCGGCAACGATGGTGCCTGAGGTCTGCCGCGTCAGCGTACGCGCGCAGACCGAGGTGCCGGCAATCGCCGCACTGACGGCAAAACCCTGCCGGCCGAGCGCACGGACCAGCGTCTGCAACAGTGCCGCTTCGCCGCCGAACAGATGCGCGCAGCCGGTGATGTCAAGGAACAGCCCGTGCGGTGGATCGAGCGCCAC harbors:
- a CDS encoding efflux RND transporter permease subunit, encoding MDRLVALAVNRRFLMVGMFVAVLIGGLIAFNQLNIEAYPDPTPPMVDIVTQSPGLSAEEIERYITIPIETQVAGLKNITTIRTISLYGLSDVKIQFSFAYTYDEALQQVLNRLAQLAPLPGNVQPQISPLSPIGEIFRYRLVGPPNYSVLDLKTIQDWILQRRFRSVPGVIDVTGWGGKSKTYEIQVDFNKLVANGLTLPQLLQAVGNANVNVGGNTVNIGQQSAVVRGVGLIRSIDDIANTMVSQTGGNPVLVKDVATVTVGQKPRLGIAGLDDSDDIVQGIVLMRRGEQSSPTIKRVHQLVQTINDSSILPPGVRIERIYDRGDLIELTTHTVLHNMVVGILLIVLLQWIFLGDLRSALIVGATIPFALFFAVIILVLRGESANLLSVGAIDFGLIVDATVIMVEAIFRRLTQTTPMSEAEHMSHETLFGMKSHAILSAAADVSRSIFFAAAIIIAAFLPLFTLSGVEGNIFGPMARTYAYALAGGLLATFTVTPALSAIILPAHVHETETRVMLVLHRIYMPVLNWAVANRGIMLGAAVGLVLMTVALSRLLGLEFLPKLEEGNLWIRATLPPTISLQEGNSYVNEMRKVIRARPEVESVVSQHGRPDDGTDAAGFFNAEFFAPLKPVSQWPGTRDKEELTAQLLKQLDDRFPGVEFNFSQYLQDNVSEAVSGVKGENSIKLFGSDLQALTDTANKIKSVLATVQGVTDLAVFTSLGQPTVQIDIDRAKAARYGLAPGDINATIKVAIGGDTAGDLYEPGSDRHFPIIVRLAPEYRRSAEAIQNLRIGAPGPNGTVTQIPLSEVATISLVSGAAYIYREQQERYLPIKFSVRERDLGSAIREAQDKIAEQVQLPPGSHMEWVGEFGNLQDAIRRLSIVVPISLALIGVLLWFNFGSMVDTLLAMSVIPMAIFGGVLGLLITGTAFSVSAAIGFIALFGIAVMDGIIILSQFNQLIEEGMDRMSAVIRTGELQLRPVLMTCVVAGIGLLPAALSEGIGSQVQKPLAVVVVTGMMLAPVVILVTLPVLISFFSRRAR
- a CDS encoding efflux RND transporter periplasmic adaptor subunit, yielding MVVENTKRLQLVTKRRVISSVVLLALAGAGAYGFLYAGSKDKKHSEISSQSRRNAQNFTPSPSEWATLTIEPVKAKTFRAEYVTEGKVAVDEDRSTPVFSPYAGRVTKLLAKPGEMLKQGQPLFTIEAADTVQAQNDFIAAMTSQNKAKSAVDLADIQFKRAKDLYEGHAIPLKDYQQAEATQVQAQNDMRSSGTALEAARSKLRILGFTDETIKVFQDKGVIDREVTIYSPIAGTVVQRKIGPGQYVNSGASDPVFVIGDLSTVWLTAFVRESDAAAVCIGQDISVNVMALPGRPLTAKINYVAAAIDPATRRLLVRATIDNKDGLLKPEMFANVTIYSAGDRAAPAVPKQALIYEGDQVRIWVAREDKSVELRQIKIGLINGNLVEVTSNLKPGEQIVVKGSLFIDRAASGS
- a CDS encoding CoA transferase; the protein is MQSPADILNDIWTSAGGEPAALARVRLTGEEPQIPSSFRVAVAGQTTIAAAGLAAAEIWRQRSGQAQDVSVDMRHAVAECRSERYLRLDDKPPPPAWDAIAGVYRTGDNRFVRCHTNFPHHRDAVCKVLGCEPEREKVQAALMQWKGEDFETAAYAAGGVVALMRSYDDWSALPQARALAELPLVSIEKIGEAPPKPWPDGDRPLAGLRVLDLSRVIAGPVAGRTLAAHGADVLLVSGPDLPAIPWLTIDTGRGKLTTCIELKSEAGRAQLRALLRDADIFSQGYRPRALAALGFAPEEAASINPGIVYVTLSAYGHTGPWAERRGFDSLVQTTTGFNHAEGQAAGIEGPKELPAQMLDHATGYLMAFGAMMAKARQAREGGSWHVRVSLAQTGRWLWNLGRLDGGLNTPDLTGEAVHAAFIEPMPSGFGMLKAVRHSALLSATPAQWSRPAMPLGSHPAQWPARS
- a CDS encoding SDR family NAD(P)-dependent oxidoreductase; amino-acid sequence: MDLGLKGKNAIVLGGTRGIGRAIAATLAGEGTHVAVCARNADQVAATVAELKASGINATGGAVDVTDGAALKSWIESAANELGGIDMLFSNAGAMAQGHDAVSWEQNFRLDVLGAVHAFDAARPFLEASGEKRGDAAFVIISSISAAQADLASSYGPIKAALIHMAKGLARQYAKKKIRVNVVSPGTVYFKGGVWNMIEQNMPERYNDAMKRNPTGRMATPQEIASAAVFLASPVSGFTTGSNLVVDGAISNRVNF
- a CDS encoding error-prone DNA polymerase — protein: MITPAYAEIGITTNFSFLRGGSDPRAYVHQASKLEIPAIGIADHNTLAGVVRAWKELDHEKVLNKPKLLVGARIVFVDGTPDIFVYPRDRAAYGRLCQLLTRGKRGDDITRIEKGECHLTFADLLVFSEGQLLVLTLPHRFDAAQTLDILAKLKASRADGVWLAASLIYRGDDRRRLSRLDDLAAAAKVPLLATNEVLYHDAGRRPLQDVLTCIREKTTIEAIGRKLEANAERFLKTPREMSRLFRDFPEAIAETMRFADKIVFALDQLKYQYPDEPVPPGKTAQGHLEDLTWAGVDTYFGGVDNIGDKLRATLKKELALIAELKYAHYFLTVHDIVRYARSQNILCQGRGSAANSAVCYVLGVTSVDPTKVDLLFERFISKERLEPPDIDVDFEHSRREEVMQYVYRRYGRHRAAIIATVIHYRPRSAIRDVGKALGLTEDVTAALADTVWGSWGRGLNDMQVRQAGLDPQNPMINLAVELATELIEFPRHLSQHVGGYVLTQDRLDTYVPIGNAAMDDRTFIEWDKDDVDALNMMKVDVLALGMLTCIRKCFDLIAGHKGQRYELADIKGEDDDEVYQMLQRGESLGVFQVESRAQMNMLPRLKPRTFYDLVIEVAIVRPGPIQGDMVHPYLRRRKMKPEDIAYPYPKGGNKNELREVLHKTLGVPLFQEQAMRIAIVAAEFTSEEANGLRRAMATFRNVGTIGNFEEKMIGNMIRRGYDPQFARNCFDQIKGFGSYGFPESHAASFAQLVYVSSWLKYHHPDAFCCGLLNSQPMGFYAPAQIVSDARKNGVEVRDIDVSHSFAQNTLEEGSGKYCAVRLGFRQIDGFHWLDQDEERLRKEQAKRQGKGYVVQEDWAGRIIAARNRGTFTSLEDFARDTGLPKRALILLADADAFRSLGLDRREALWQVRRLPDDVPLPLFEAATAREQPDENALPLPLMPRSEQVVADYQTIRLSLKGHPMEFLREMFLRERVVACREISHENERRRVRCAGVVLVRQRPGSASGVVFMTLEDETGIANVVVWPKIMEQYRKEVMGARLILVEGYIQSSPEKVTHLIAQRMVDRSHDLVGLANDALSHKHAVPAGATVVEPLNDDPRAHADMPAQKIRHPRNVRILPPSRDFH